The following are encoded together in the Thunnus thynnus chromosome 15, fThuThy2.1, whole genome shotgun sequence genome:
- the LOC137197816 gene encoding polypeptide N-acetylgalactosaminyltransferase 15-like, protein MRLWGRAKVFRRRMLCLWLLLLGFALVTLALSDLFKRERDNTYQKPGPPRRPLQRVPSPPDLDVIVDSRDDALEFVVDLSPLNSLQEDQLLFVRSTQGTKNPPQRKATYKVLLPVTNKHTTPAPPTHGEMGKAVRLHLKGADRDKELSALQKYGFNEVVSEKISLHRRLPEMRHLQCLGEKYSESLPSASVVICFHDEAWSTLLRTVHSVLDTAPKQHLREVLLVDDLSQHGHLKSVLSEYVAHLDGVRLIRSTKRLGVGGCRSLGAARAAGEVLVFIDSHCECQKGWLEPLLERVAQDRTRVVSPLMDVIDWQTFQYNATQWPVKGVFNWRLDFYWESEPQLQDKDPSSAVNPVRSPALGGGALAIDRHFFQSVGAYDPGMLLWGAEQIELSIRVWSCGGSMEVVPCSRVAHLDHHHLPYRFPDEDLLQRNKIRIADTWMDDYRKIFYRRDTLAHFIRQSESPNITERLHIKSSLGCRNFQWYLTTVYPQLYIPQDMPGLSGELYNVGTGSCADYPRGQGLHGGSMKIAPCSGTGSQHCDLNSEGEVRWGPMGSLCLDTKGEHVILSPCPNPRPTTSRLQWKFIKLSGQLVHQQSQLCLEAVKDGGLPHSSSVKPKEVSTRTSVGGLFLRPCTHQPRQQWHFEQLVAPKGA, encoded by the exons ATGAGGCTGTGGGGCAGAGCTAAAGTTTTCCGGAGGAGGATGCTCTGTCTCTGGTTGCTGCTCCTCGGGTTCGCCTTGGTTACGCTAGCACTCTCGGACCTGTTTAAGCGGGAAAGGGACAACACTTATCAGAAACCTGGCCCTCCCCGCCGTCCCCTACAGCGGGTCCCCAGTCCACCGGACTTGGATGTCATCGTGGACTCCCGGGACGATGCCTTAGAGTTCGTTGTCGACCTCAGCCCGCTCAACTCTCTGCAAGAAGACCAGCTTTTATTCGTGCGATCGACGCAAGGCACCAAGAACCCTCCGCAGAGGAAGGCGACTTACAAGGTGCTTCTGCCGGTAACGAATAAGCATACCACCCCGGCGCCACCGACGCACGGTGAAATGGGGAAGGCAGTGCGGCTACACCTGAAGGGCGCGGACAGGGATAAGGAGCTGTCTGCATTGCAGAAGTACGGTTTCAACGAAGTGGTCAGCGAGAAGATTTCACTGCATCGCAGGCTGCCTGAGATGCGCCATCTTCA GTGTCTGGGGGAGAAGTACAGCGAGTCGCTGCCGTCGGCCAGTGTTGTTATCTGTTTCCATGACGAGGCTTGGTCCACGCTCCTGCGCACAGTGCACAGCGTGCTGGATACTGCACCTAAACAGCACCTACGGGAGGTCCTGCTGGTGGACGACCTGAGCCAACACG GTCACCTGAAGAGTGTGCTGAGCGAGTATGTGGCACATCTGGATGGGGTGCGTTTGATTCGCAGCACCAAGCGACTGGGGGTTGGAGGGTGCCGTAGTCTGGGTGCTGCCAGGGCTGCAGGGGAGGTGCTGGTGTTCATTGACTCCCACTGTGAATGCCAGAAGGGTTGGCTGGAACCGCTGCTGGAGAGAGTGGCCCAGGACAG GACCAGAGTGGTGTCTCCCCTCATGGATGTGATAGACTGGCAGACTTTTCAGTACAATGCCACCCAGTGGCCAGTCAAAGGAGTGTTCAACTGGAGACTGGACTTCTACTGGGAGTCAGAACCACAGCTGCAAGATAAGGACCCAAGCTCGGCTGTTAACCCTGTGCG GAGCCCAGCTTTAGGAGGCGGAGCTCTGGCTATCGACAGACATTTCTTCCAGAGTGTGGGAGCCTACGACCCGGGGATGCTGCTGTGGGGTGCAGAACAAATTGAGCTGTCAATCAGG GTGTGGTCATGCGGGGGCTCCATGGAGGTGGTTCCCTGCTCCCGTGTGGCCCACCTAGACCACCACCACCTGCCTTACCGCTTCCCAGATGAGGACCTGCTTCAGAGGAACAAGATCCGCATTGCAGACACCTGGATGGACGATTACCGGAAGATCTTCTACAGGAGAGACACACTGGCTCATTTCATCAggcag TCTGAGAGTCCTAATATCACAGAGCGTCTGCACATAAAGAGTAGTCTGGGTTGCAGGAACTTCCAGTGGTACCTCACTACGGTGTATCCACAACTTTACATCCCACAGGACATGCCTGGACTGTCAGGAGAG CTTTACAATGTCGGCACCGGTAGCTGTGCAGACTACCCCAGAGGGCAGGGACTGCATGGTGGGTCCATGAAAATAGCACCATGCAGCGGGACGGGCAGCCAG CACTGTGATCTAAACTCTGAGGGTGAAGTGCGATGGGGTCCAATGGGGTCTTTGTGTTTAGACACCAAAGGAGAGCATGTGATCCTCTCTCCATGCCCCAACCCCCGACCAACCACCAGCAGACTCCAGTGGAAGTTCATAAAG CTGAGCGGCCAGCTCGTTCACCAACAGTCCCAGTTATGTCTGGAGGCTGTAAAGGATGGAGGGCtcccacacagcagcagtgttaaACCAAAAGAAGTCAGCACCCGTACCAGCGTGGGAGGTCTCTTCCTGCGCCCCTGCACCCATCAACCCAGACAACAGTGGCACTTTGAGCAATTAGTGGCTCCTAAAGGTGCCTGA